One window of Xanthomonas sp. 10-10 genomic DNA carries:
- a CDS encoding phosphatase PAP2 family protein: protein MSAAPAESPAGFSAWLRNNAWRMALLFTGVLLPLGLFVDLADEVHELENAYFDEPLLWSMRSIATPGLDTFFGVISKVGYQYGVIPIDIAIVLVLLALRRWREGTFAALGFGGSALLNMGAKQFFQRDRPSLWESIAPESTFSFPSGHAMGSMTLAAVVVALAWRTQWRWPATIAASLFAVLVGVSRIYLGVHYPSDILGGWSAALVWVVGLYLVMFRGTRRPHWRRPRVSA, encoded by the coding sequence ATGTCCGCCGCGCCGGCTGAATCGCCGGCCGGGTTCAGCGCGTGGTTGCGCAACAATGCTTGGCGCATGGCGCTGTTGTTTACCGGCGTGCTGCTGCCGCTGGGGTTGTTCGTCGACCTGGCCGATGAAGTGCATGAGCTGGAAAACGCCTATTTCGACGAACCCTTGCTGTGGAGCATGCGCAGCATCGCCACGCCCGGGCTGGATACGTTTTTCGGGGTGATTTCCAAGGTGGGCTACCAGTACGGCGTGATCCCGATCGATATCGCGATCGTGCTGGTGCTGCTGGCGTTACGGCGCTGGCGCGAGGGCACCTTTGCAGCGCTGGGCTTCGGCGGTTCGGCGTTGTTGAACATGGGCGCCAAGCAGTTCTTTCAACGCGACCGGCCCAGTCTGTGGGAGTCGATCGCACCGGAAAGCACCTTCAGTTTTCCCAGCGGGCATGCGATGGGCTCGATGACGCTCGCCGCGGTGGTCGTTGCGCTGGCGTGGCGCACACAATGGCGCTGGCCGGCGACCATCGCCGCCAGCCTGTTCGCGGTGCTGGTCGGCGTGTCGCGAATCTATCTGGGCGTGCATTACCCCTCCGATATCCTCGGCGGTTGGTCGGCCGCATTGGTGTGGGTGGTGGGGCTGTATCTGGTGATGTTCCGCGGCACGCGGCGGCCGCATTGGCGTCGTCCCCGTGTCAGCGCCTGA
- a CDS encoding ATP-binding protein: MNSSDASFLRTLCSLRWLATAGQAATILVASGLMGLHLPQQPLWAGVAALAVFNLYAQLRVAHRGAVSPATEFGHILVDVTVLTWMVGWSGGIANPFGSLFLVLIALAALALPLSWAMAVAASCVAGYVISAAFGLPLPYGSFDPLSLHMWGMAANFLLSTVVVLAFATRLALSMREREREISTLRERFARNEGIVALATHAASVAHELNTPLATMTLLVDDIADQCDQNELREDLDTLRELLVQCHERVLALAQPADNGHLSREVAVQEVLEQWRLVRPTIELRRNEDAPMRLMLQPGVSHLLMVLLNNAADAGERAGRPQIDLTLRVENDHLSGEVRDYGPGFDTAQAMLPGTLFNSGKHDGMGVGLALSHATVERLQGELWMLPAEGSGARVGFRLPLSEHEALA; this comes from the coding sequence ATGAATAGCTCCGACGCCTCCTTCCTGCGGACCCTGTGCAGCCTGCGCTGGCTCGCCACCGCCGGCCAGGCCGCCACCATCCTGGTCGCGTCCGGCCTGATGGGTCTGCACCTGCCGCAACAACCGCTGTGGGCCGGCGTCGCCGCGCTGGCGGTGTTCAATCTGTATGCGCAGCTGCGCGTGGCGCATCGCGGCGCGGTCAGCCCGGCCACCGAGTTTGGCCACATCCTGGTCGATGTGACGGTGCTGACCTGGATGGTGGGCTGGAGCGGCGGCATCGCCAACCCGTTCGGCTCGCTGTTCCTGGTGCTGATCGCGCTGGCCGCGCTGGCCCTGCCGCTGAGCTGGGCGATGGCCGTGGCAGCATCGTGCGTGGCCGGCTATGTCATCAGCGCCGCGTTCGGCCTGCCGCTGCCGTACGGCAGCTTCGATCCGCTCAGCCTGCACATGTGGGGCATGGCGGCCAATTTCCTGCTGTCCACGGTAGTGGTGCTGGCCTTCGCTACGCGGCTGGCGTTGTCGATGCGCGAACGCGAGCGCGAAATTTCCACCCTGCGCGAGCGCTTTGCGCGTAACGAGGGCATCGTGGCATTGGCCACCCATGCAGCGTCGGTGGCGCACGAACTCAACACCCCGCTGGCCACGATGACCCTGCTGGTCGACGACATTGCCGACCAGTGCGATCAGAACGAGCTGCGCGAAGACCTGGACACCCTGCGCGAGCTGCTGGTGCAGTGCCACGAGCGCGTGCTGGCGCTGGCTCAGCCTGCCGACAACGGCCACCTGAGCCGCGAAGTGGCGGTACAGGAGGTGCTGGAGCAATGGCGGCTGGTGCGCCCCACCATCGAGCTGCGCCGCAACGAGGACGCACCGATGCGGCTGATGCTGCAGCCGGGCGTCAGCCACCTGTTGATGGTGCTGCTTAACAACGCCGCCGATGCCGGCGAACGCGCCGGGCGCCCGCAGATCGATCTGACCTTGCGGGTGGAGAACGACCACCTCAGTGGCGAGGTGCGCGATTACGGGCCCGGCTTCGACACCGCGCAAGCCATGCTGCCGGGCACCTTGTTCAACAGCGGCAAGCACGACGGCATGGGCGTTGGCCTTGCGCTGTCACATGCCACCGTCGAGCGCCTGCAGGGCGAGTTGTGGATGCTGCCCGCCGAAGGCAGCGGCGCCCGCGTCGGTTTCCGCCTGCCGCTTTCCGAACACGAGGCCCTGGCATGA
- a CDS encoding sodium/sugar symporter, which produces MGLATLDIVIVLVYLTGIFVLAQWVSREKAGHSKSAEDYFLASKSLPWWAIGASLIAANISAEQIIGMAGSGYAIGLAIASYEWMAALTLLIVGKFFLPIFLRNGIYTMPQFLEQRYGKWIRTLMAVFWLLLYVFVNLTSILWLGSIAVSQVTGMDQTLALALIGVFALVYQLYGGLKAVALTDIVQVTLLVLGGLLVAGLTLARIGDGAGVLAGFKHLWSAHPEHFHMILSKDNPFYKDLPGLSVLLGGLWVMNISYWGFNQYIIQRALAAKNIGEAQKGMVFAAFLKLLMPLVIVVPGIAAVVLAPDLAKPDQAYPTMMQLLPTGILGLVFAALVAAIVASLASKINSVATIFTLDFYAKFRPQTEQKQLVRVGRIVAAASVLIGILTARPLLGNFDQGFQFIQEFTGFFTPGVVVIFMLGLFWKRANEAGALTAAIGSVVLSFALKFAWPELPFMDRIGVVFLAALVLAVVVSLMTAPTQARDLIRTDDVAYGTTLGFKIGAAGVIAILIVLYTVFW; this is translated from the coding sequence GTGGGTTTGGCGACGTTGGATATCGTGATTGTGCTGGTCTATCTGACCGGCATCTTCGTGCTCGCGCAGTGGGTGTCGCGCGAGAAGGCAGGCCACAGCAAGAGCGCCGAGGATTACTTCCTGGCCAGCAAGTCGTTGCCGTGGTGGGCGATCGGCGCTTCACTGATCGCCGCGAACATTTCGGCCGAACAGATCATCGGCATGGCCGGTTCCGGCTATGCGATCGGCCTGGCGATCGCCTCCTATGAATGGATGGCGGCGCTGACGCTGCTGATCGTCGGCAAGTTCTTCCTGCCGATCTTCCTGCGCAACGGCATCTACACCATGCCGCAGTTCCTGGAACAGCGCTACGGCAAGTGGATCCGCACGCTGATGGCGGTGTTCTGGCTGCTGCTGTACGTGTTCGTGAACCTGACCTCGATCCTGTGGCTGGGGTCGATCGCGGTCAGCCAGGTCACCGGCATGGACCAGACCCTGGCGCTGGCGTTGATCGGCGTGTTCGCGCTGGTCTACCAGCTGTATGGCGGGCTGAAGGCGGTGGCCTTGACCGACATCGTGCAGGTCACGCTGCTGGTGCTGGGCGGCCTGCTGGTGGCCGGGCTGACCCTGGCACGGATCGGCGATGGCGCCGGCGTGCTGGCCGGCTTCAAGCATCTGTGGAGTGCGCACCCGGAGCACTTCCACATGATCCTGAGCAAGGACAACCCGTTCTACAAGGACCTGCCCGGCCTGAGCGTGCTGCTGGGCGGCCTGTGGGTGATGAACATCAGTTACTGGGGTTTCAACCAGTACATCATCCAGCGCGCGCTGGCGGCCAAGAACATCGGCGAGGCGCAGAAGGGCATGGTGTTCGCGGCCTTCCTGAAGCTGCTGATGCCGCTGGTGATCGTGGTGCCGGGCATTGCCGCAGTGGTGCTGGCGCCGGACCTGGCCAAGCCCGACCAGGCCTATCCGACCATGATGCAACTGCTGCCGACCGGCATCCTGGGCCTGGTGTTTGCGGCGCTGGTGGCGGCGATCGTGGCCTCGCTGGCGTCCAAGATCAACTCGGTGGCGACCATCTTCACCCTGGATTTCTACGCCAAGTTCCGCCCGCAGACCGAACAGAAGCAGCTGGTGCGTGTGGGCCGGATCGTGGCCGCGGCGTCGGTGCTGATCGGCATCCTCACCGCGCGGCCGTTGCTGGGCAACTTCGATCAGGGCTTCCAGTTCATCCAGGAATTCACCGGCTTCTTCACGCCCGGCGTGGTGGTCATCTTCATGCTGGGCCTGTTCTGGAAACGCGCCAACGAAGCAGGCGCGCTGACCGCGGCGATCGGCTCGGTGGTGCTGTCGTTCGCGCTGAAGTTCGCCTGGCCGGAACTGCCGTTCATGGACCGCATCGGCGTGGTGTTCCTGGCCGCACTGGTGCTGGCGGTGGTGGTGTCGTTGATGACCGCACCCACCCAGGCACGCGACCTGATCCGTACCGACGATGTGGCCTACGGCACGACGCTGGGCTTCAAGATCGGCGCCGCTGGCGTGATCGCGATCCTGATCGTGCTGTACACGGTGTTCTGGTAA
- a CDS encoding EAL domain-containing protein encodes MSDEATRLAVLRGLCLLDSPPDPVFDTIAAMAARSLGAEIALVSLVDEHRQWFKARVGLEAAETPRDQAFCAHAIRSDEVMVVPDAQLDPRFSDNPLVLGPPFIRFYAGAPLQLKDGHRIGTLCVIGTSPREGLDAEAMTQLEGLRDLAVLRVENLRSTTYRDGTTGLPNRSRFGEDLDTWLARRDTAPATTAVAVDICGSDYFRDMVKALGWDYADGYVTLAQRRLAAYLPANTLLYRLDPTTFGFLTQAETQRLSSLCNKVSKAFAEPLDHQGIPHTAVASIGAVSLQTSYGAADTIRSLTTAVDIARERGLAWSMYERKHDVAQRNTFRLLAALPAALDSASQLRLHYQPRVDLNDHRCVAVEALLRWQHPMIGPVMPSDFVPMAEKTALINRITAWVIDNGIAQAARWQQQGLDFNLALNVSAADLDRPGFAGLLRRGLERHKLDPRRLEIEFTESAMIRHPDHLAEQLADVAALGVHIAIDDFGTGYSNFSYLKQLPASSLKIDQSFIRSLPDNRTDRTLVPAMIQLGHSLGQRVVAEGIESAEAYAQLRAWGCDEGQGYWIAKPMPAAALETWLQTPWHAQFTAPALLLAAGLAAARV; translated from the coding sequence ATGTCTGACGAAGCCACCCGTCTGGCCGTTCTACGCGGCCTGTGCCTGCTGGATTCGCCACCGGACCCGGTGTTCGACACCATCGCCGCGATGGCCGCGCGCAGCCTGGGCGCGGAGATCGCGCTGGTGTCGCTGGTGGACGAACACCGCCAGTGGTTCAAGGCGCGGGTGGGACTGGAGGCAGCGGAGACCCCGCGCGACCAGGCGTTTTGCGCGCATGCAATCCGCTCGGACGAGGTGATGGTGGTACCGGATGCGCAACTGGACCCGCGCTTTTCCGACAACCCGTTGGTGCTGGGCCCGCCGTTCATCCGCTTCTATGCAGGGGCGCCATTGCAACTGAAGGACGGCCACCGCATCGGCACGCTGTGCGTGATCGGCACCAGCCCGCGCGAGGGCCTGGATGCGGAGGCGATGACGCAGCTGGAAGGCCTGCGCGACCTGGCCGTGCTGCGGGTGGAGAACCTGCGCAGCACCACGTATCGCGATGGCACGACCGGCCTGCCCAACCGCTCGCGCTTTGGCGAAGACCTGGATACCTGGCTGGCCCGGCGCGATACCGCACCGGCCACCACGGCAGTGGCGGTGGACATCTGCGGCAGCGATTATTTCCGCGACATGGTCAAGGCGCTGGGCTGGGACTACGCCGATGGGTACGTGACCTTGGCGCAACGTCGCCTGGCCGCATACCTGCCCGCCAACACCCTGCTGTATCGACTGGACCCGACAACCTTCGGCTTCCTTACCCAGGCCGAAACCCAGCGCCTGTCCAGCCTGTGCAACAAGGTGTCCAAGGCGTTTGCCGAGCCGCTGGATCACCAGGGCATTCCGCACACCGCGGTAGCATCGATCGGCGCGGTGTCGCTGCAGACCAGCTACGGCGCCGCCGACACCATCCGCTCGCTCACCACCGCCGTGGACATCGCCCGCGAGCGCGGCCTGGCCTGGAGCATGTACGAGCGCAAGCACGACGTGGCGCAGCGCAATACCTTTCGCCTGCTTGCCGCCCTGCCCGCCGCGCTGGACAGCGCCAGCCAGCTACGCCTGCACTACCAGCCGCGCGTGGACTTGAACGATCACCGCTGTGTGGCGGTGGAAGCACTGCTGCGCTGGCAGCACCCGATGATCGGCCCGGTGATGCCATCGGACTTCGTGCCGATGGCCGAAAAGACCGCGCTGATCAACCGCATTACCGCCTGGGTCATCGACAACGGCATCGCCCAGGCTGCGCGCTGGCAGCAACAGGGCCTGGACTTCAACCTGGCCTTGAACGTGTCGGCGGCCGATCTGGACCGCCCCGGTTTTGCCGGCCTGTTGCGACGCGGGCTGGAACGTCACAAGCTCGACCCGCGCCGGCTGGAAATCGAATTCACCGAGAGCGCGATGATCCGCCATCCCGATCACCTGGCCGAACAGCTGGCCGATGTGGCCGCGCTGGGCGTGCATATCGCCATCGACGACTTCGGCACCGGTTACAGCAATTTCAGCTATCTCAAGCAGCTGCCAGCCAGCTCGCTGAAGATCGACCAGTCCTTCATCCGCTCGCTGCCGGACAACCGCACCGACCGCACCCTGGTGCCGGCGATGATCCAGCTCGGTCACAGCCTGGGCCAGCGCGTGGTGGCCGAAGGCATCGAATCGGCAGAAGCGTATGCGCAGTTGCGCGCCTGGGGCTGCGACGAAGGCCAGGGCTACTGGATCGCCAAACCGATGCCGGCCGCCGCCCTGGAAACCTGGCTGCAGACGCCGTGGCATGCGCAATTCACTGCGCCGGCCCTGTTGCTTGCGGCAGGCCTGGCCGCGGCGCGGGTATAA
- a CDS encoding glycoside hydrolase family 5 protein produces the protein MKIFNRLAQRAVLLIAGLALASAAHAGLSVSGTQLRETNGNTLVLRGINLPHAWFADRTDAALAQIAATGANSVRVVLSTGHRWNRTPEAEVARIIARCKALGLIAVLEVHDTTGYGEDGAAGTLANAATYWTSVRGALVGQEDYVIINIGNEPFGNQLSASEWVNGHARAIATLRSAGLTHALMVDAPNWGQDWQFYMRDNAAALLALDSRRNLVFSVHMYEVFGNDAAVDSYLRAFRSNGLALVVGEFGADHRGAQVDEAAIMRRAREYNVGYMGWSWSGNDSSTQSLDIVLGWDPTRLSSWGRTLIQGPDGIRATSRRASIFAPRRR, from the coding sequence ATGAAGATCTTCAATCGTCTGGCGCAGCGCGCAGTGCTGCTGATCGCCGGCCTGGCGCTGGCCTCGGCCGCGCATGCCGGCCTGTCCGTGTCCGGTACGCAGCTGCGAGAGACCAACGGCAACACGCTGGTCTTGCGTGGCATCAATCTGCCGCATGCCTGGTTTGCCGATCGTACCGACGCGGCGCTGGCACAGATCGCCGCCACCGGCGCCAACAGCGTGCGCGTGGTGCTCAGCACCGGTCACCGCTGGAACCGCACGCCCGAGGCGGAGGTGGCGCGCATCATCGCGCGCTGCAAGGCCCTGGGCCTGATCGCCGTGCTGGAAGTGCACGACACCACCGGCTACGGCGAAGACGGCGCCGCAGGCACCCTGGCAAATGCCGCCACCTACTGGACCAGCGTGCGCGGCGCGCTGGTGGGCCAGGAGGACTACGTCATCATCAATATCGGCAACGAACCGTTCGGTAATCAGTTGAGCGCCAGCGAGTGGGTCAACGGCCACGCCCGTGCGATCGCCACGCTGCGCAGTGCCGGCCTCACCCACGCGTTGATGGTGGACGCGCCCAACTGGGGTCAGGACTGGCAGTTCTACATGCGCGATAACGCTGCGGCGTTGCTGGCGCTCGACAGCCGCCGCAATCTGGTCTTCAGCGTGCACATGTACGAAGTGTTCGGCAACGACGCCGCGGTGGACAGCTATCTGCGCGCATTTCGCAGCAACGGGCTGGCCCTGGTGGTCGGGGAATTCGGCGCGGACCACCGCGGTGCCCAGGTCGACGAAGCGGCGATCATGCGCCGTGCGCGCGAGTACAACGTCGGCTACATGGGCTGGTCGTGGTCGGGCAACGACAGCAGTACCCAATCGCTGGATATCGTGCTGGGCTGGGACCCGACGCGTCTCAGCAGCTGGGGCCGCACGCTGATTCAAGGACCCGACGGCATCCGAGCCACCTCACGCAGGGCGAGCATCTTCGCGCCAAGGCGGCGCTAG
- a CDS encoding response regulator transcription factor: MTSTPIRTGLLVDDDTLYLRTLQRSLARRGVETLTATDAASALSTARSALPDFALIDLKLGHDSGLSLIQPLREIRADMRILLVTGYASIATAVEAIKLGADDYLPKPANIPTIMRALGEEDDDLPEPDEEETAQEMMTPLSRLQWEHIQQALHETGGNVSAAARLLGMHRRSLQRKLTKRPSPGPLREPGR; encoded by the coding sequence ATGACAAGCACCCCGATCCGCACCGGCCTGTTGGTCGACGACGACACCTTGTACCTGCGCACCCTGCAACGCAGCCTGGCGCGGCGCGGCGTGGAAACGCTGACCGCCACCGATGCCGCCAGTGCGCTGTCCACCGCGCGCAGCGCGCTGCCGGACTTTGCCCTGATCGACCTCAAGCTCGGCCACGACTCCGGCCTAAGCCTGATCCAGCCGCTACGCGAGATCCGCGCGGACATGCGCATCCTGCTGGTGACCGGCTACGCCAGCATCGCCACGGCGGTGGAAGCGATCAAACTCGGTGCCGACGACTACCTGCCCAAGCCCGCCAACATCCCCACCATCATGCGGGCGCTGGGCGAAGAAGACGACGACCTGCCCGAGCCGGACGAAGAAGAAACCGCGCAGGAAATGATGACCCCACTCAGCCGTTTGCAGTGGGAACACATCCAGCAGGCCCTGCACGAAACCGGCGGCAACGTGTCCGCGGCCGCACGCCTGCTCGGCATGCACCGGCGTTCGCTGCAGCGCAAGCTGACCAAACGCCCCAGCCCGGGACCGTTGCGCGAACCCGGACGCTGA
- the ispG gene encoding flavodoxin-dependent (E)-4-hydroxy-3-methylbut-2-enyl-diphosphate synthase produces MYDAVTRPTPPADATAWPRRITQAVKIGSVIVGGGHPVVVQSMTNTDTADIAGSVKQVAELWRAGSEMVRLTVNNPESAAAIPRIVDKLRMMGIEVPLIGDFHYNGHQLLAAEPACAEALAKYRINPGNVGFGKKKDLQFAQLIEFAIKYDKPVRIGANWGSLDQSLAAQLMDENSRRDTPWDAGRVLREALIRSAVDSAERAVELGLARERIILSAKVSGVQELIAVYRDMASRCDFALHLGLTEAGIGSKGIVASAAALSVLLQEGIGDTIRISLTPEPGQSRTQEVVVAQELLQTTGQRAFTPMVTACPGCGRTTSEFFQELAGVVQNHVRAKMPEWKISNPGAENMTLAVMGCVVNGPGESRHANIGISLPGTGEAPSAPVFIDGEKSVTLRGENIAYEFIDLIDQYVERTYVRRAG; encoded by the coding sequence ATGTACGACGCCGTGACTCGCCCAACCCCTCCCGCCGACGCCACTGCCTGGCCGCGCCGCATCACCCAGGCCGTCAAGATCGGCAGCGTGATCGTGGGCGGCGGCCACCCGGTGGTCGTCCAGTCGATGACCAACACCGACACCGCCGACATCGCTGGCAGCGTCAAGCAGGTGGCCGAGTTGTGGCGCGCAGGCTCGGAGATGGTGCGCCTGACCGTCAACAACCCCGAGTCGGCCGCGGCCATCCCGCGCATCGTCGACAAGCTGCGCATGATGGGGATCGAGGTGCCGTTGATCGGCGACTTCCACTACAACGGTCACCAGCTGCTCGCCGCCGAGCCTGCCTGCGCCGAAGCGCTGGCCAAGTACCGCATCAATCCGGGCAATGTCGGCTTCGGCAAGAAGAAGGACCTGCAGTTCGCGCAGCTGATCGAGTTCGCGATCAAGTACGACAAGCCAGTGCGCATCGGCGCCAACTGGGGCTCGCTGGACCAGTCGCTGGCCGCGCAGCTGATGGACGAAAATTCCAGGCGCGACACGCCGTGGGACGCAGGCCGCGTCTTGCGTGAGGCGCTGATCCGTTCGGCCGTGGATTCGGCCGAGCGCGCGGTGGAACTGGGCCTGGCGCGCGAGCGCATCATCCTGTCGGCCAAGGTGTCCGGCGTGCAGGAGCTGATCGCGGTGTACCGCGACATGGCGAGCCGCTGCGATTTCGCGCTGCACCTGGGCCTGACCGAAGCCGGCATCGGCAGCAAGGGCATCGTGGCCTCGGCGGCGGCCTTGAGCGTGCTGCTGCAGGAAGGCATCGGCGACACCATCCGCATCTCGCTGACGCCCGAGCCGGGCCAGTCGCGCACCCAGGAAGTGGTGGTGGCGCAGGAACTGCTGCAGACCACCGGCCAACGCGCGTTCACCCCGATGGTCACCGCCTGCCCGGGCTGCGGCCGCACCACCTCCGAGTTCTTCCAGGAGCTGGCCGGCGTGGTGCAGAACCACGTGCGCGCCAAGATGCCGGAGTGGAAGATTTCCAATCCCGGCGCCGAGAACATGACCCTGGCGGTGATGGGCTGCGTGGTCAACGGCCCGGGCGAATCGCGCCACGCCAACATCGGCATTTCGTTGCCGGGCACGGGCGAGGCGCCGTCGGCACCGGTGTTCATCGATGGCGAGAAAAGCGTCACCCTGCGTGGCGAAAACATCGCCTACGAATTCATCGATCTGATCGATCAGTACGTCGAACGCACCTATGTCCGCCGCGCCGGCTGA
- a CDS encoding exo 1,3/1,4-beta-D-glucan glucohydrolase — protein MDKLLRHTAAPVARRALSLATAAAVLMLAACQGKDTTAEAGKTAPAAAPAEASATIHPDQWPSPKWPFAQDAALEQRITDVMSKMSVEEKVAQTVQGDIASMTPDDVRKYRIGSVLAGGNSDPGGKYDASPAEWLKLADAFYEASMDTSKGGNAIPIIFGIDAVHGQSNIVGATLFPHNIGLGATRNPELIKKIGEVTAAETRVTGMEWTFAPTVAVPQDDRWGRSYEGYSESPDVVASFAGKMVEGVQGTPGTPQFLDGSHVISSVKHFVGDGGTTDGKDQGDTKVSEATMRDIHAAGYPPAIAAGAQTVMASFNSFNGEKMHGNKVMLTDVLKGRMNFGGFVVGDWNGHGQVKGCTNDNCPASFIAGVDMAMAADSWKGIYETELAAVKSGQISTERLDDAVRRILRVKLRLGLFEAGKPSKRPLGGKYELLGAPEHRAIARQAVRESLVLLKNQAGILPLDPRKRVLVVGDGANDMGKQSGGWTLNWQGTGTKRSDYPNGNTIWEGLDKQIKAAGGKAELAVDGAYKTKPDVAVVVFGENPYAEFQGDIATLLYKPGDESELALIKKLKAEGIPVVAVFLSGRPLWMNQYINVADAFVAAWLPGSEGEGIADVLLRKADGSVQNDFKGKLSFSWPKTAVQFANNVGQKDYDPQFKFGFGLTYADKGDLAALPEESGVSGEQSVGGVYFVRGKPALGIAMQLSNAGQANMPATTLPVGLSDGSLKMTAVDHKAQEDARRLVWSGAKPASVLLVSGKPVDVSRESNGDVQLQLTVRRDSAVTAPVWLGVGCGDKCSGRVDAQKTLAALPQGQWKVVGIPLKCYAVAGADVTKLTQVAGIESGAALDLSVSKVALGALNEAEVTVDCPVK, from the coding sequence TTGGACAAGCTGCTTCGCCATACCGCCGCGCCCGTCGCGCGTCGCGCCCTTTCTCTGGCTACCGCTGCGGCGGTGCTGATGCTGGCTGCCTGCCAAGGCAAGGACACCACCGCCGAGGCCGGCAAGACGGCGCCGGCTGCCGCACCTGCCGAGGCATCGGCCACCATCCATCCGGACCAGTGGCCGTCGCCGAAGTGGCCGTTCGCGCAGGACGCGGCGCTGGAGCAGCGCATCACCGATGTGATGTCCAAGATGAGCGTGGAAGAGAAGGTCGCCCAGACCGTGCAGGGCGACATCGCCAGCATGACCCCGGACGATGTGCGCAAGTACCGCATCGGGTCGGTGCTGGCCGGCGGCAACTCCGATCCGGGCGGCAAGTACGACGCCAGCCCGGCCGAATGGCTGAAGCTGGCCGACGCCTTCTACGAAGCGTCGATGGACACCTCCAAGGGCGGCAACGCGATTCCGATCATCTTCGGCATCGATGCGGTGCACGGCCAGAGCAACATCGTCGGTGCCACGCTGTTCCCGCACAACATTGGCTTAGGGGCCACCCGCAATCCGGAGCTGATCAAGAAGATCGGCGAAGTCACCGCCGCCGAAACCCGCGTCACCGGCATGGAGTGGACCTTCGCGCCGACCGTGGCGGTGCCGCAGGACGACCGCTGGGGCCGCAGCTACGAAGGCTATTCCGAGTCGCCGGACGTGGTGGCCAGCTTCGCCGGCAAGATGGTCGAAGGCGTGCAGGGCACTCCGGGCACCCCGCAGTTCCTGGACGGCAGCCACGTGATCTCGTCGGTGAAGCATTTCGTCGGCGACGGCGGCACCACCGACGGCAAGGACCAGGGCGATACCAAGGTGTCCGAGGCCACCATGCGCGACATCCACGCGGCCGGTTACCCGCCCGCGATTGCGGCCGGCGCGCAGACGGTGATGGCCTCGTTCAACAGCTTCAACGGCGAGAAGATGCACGGCAACAAGGTCATGCTGACCGACGTGCTGAAGGGCCGCATGAACTTCGGCGGCTTCGTGGTCGGCGACTGGAACGGCCACGGCCAGGTCAAGGGCTGCACCAACGACAACTGCCCGGCCTCGTTCATTGCCGGTGTCGACATGGCGATGGCCGCCGACAGCTGGAAGGGCATCTACGAAACCGAACTGGCCGCAGTGAAGTCCGGCCAGATCAGCACCGAGCGTCTGGACGATGCGGTGCGCCGCATTCTGCGGGTCAAGCTGCGCCTGGGCCTGTTCGAAGCCGGCAAGCCGTCCAAGCGCCCGCTCGGCGGCAAGTACGAGTTGCTGGGCGCGCCCGAGCACCGCGCCATCGCCCGTCAGGCGGTGCGCGAGTCGCTGGTGCTGCTGAAGAACCAGGCCGGCATCCTGCCGCTGGATCCCAGAAAGCGCGTGCTGGTGGTCGGCGACGGCGCCAACGACATGGGCAAGCAGTCCGGCGGCTGGACGCTGAACTGGCAGGGCACCGGCACCAAGCGCAGCGACTACCCCAACGGCAACACCATCTGGGAAGGCCTGGACAAGCAGATCAAGGCCGCCGGTGGCAAGGCCGAGCTGGCAGTCGATGGTGCGTACAAGACCAAGCCGGATGTGGCGGTGGTGGTGTTCGGCGAAAACCCGTACGCCGAGTTCCAGGGCGACATCGCCACCCTGCTGTACAAGCCGGGCGACGAGAGCGAGCTGGCGCTGATCAAGAAGCTCAAGGCCGAAGGCATCCCGGTGGTGGCGGTGTTCCTGAGCGGGCGTCCGCTGTGGATGAACCAGTACATCAACGTGGCCGATGCGTTCGTCGCCGCCTGGCTGCCCGGTTCGGAAGGCGAGGGCATTGCCGACGTGCTGCTGCGCAAGGCCGATGGCAGCGTGCAGAACGACTTCAAGGGCAAGCTCAGCTTCTCCTGGCCCAAGACCGCGGTGCAGTTCGCCAACAACGTGGGCCAGAAGGATTACGACCCGCAGTTCAAGTTCGGTTTCGGCCTGACCTACGCCGACAAGGGCGACCTGGCCGCACTGCCGGAAGAATCGGGCGTGTCCGGCGAGCAGTCGGTGGGCGGGGTGTACTTCGTGCGCGGCAAGCCGGCGCTCGGCATTGCGATGCAGCTGTCCAATGCGGGCCAGGCCAACATGCCGGCGACCACGCTGCCGGTGGGCCTGTCCGATGGCAGTCTGAAGATGACCGCAGTCGACCACAAGGCGCAGGAAGACGCACGTCGCCTGGTGTGGTCCGGCGCCAAGCCTGCCAGCGTGCTGCTGGTGTCCGGCAAGCCGGTGGATGTGTCGCGCGAGAGCAACGGCGATGTGCAGCTGCAGCTGACCGTGCGCCGCGACAGCGCGGTGACCGCGCCGGTGTGGCTGGGCGTGGGCTGCGGCGACAAGTGCAGCGGCCGCGTCGATGCGCAGAAGACCCTGGCCGCGCTGCCGCAGGGCCAGTGGAAGGTGGTGGGCATTCCGCTCAAGTGCTACGCGGTGGCCGGTGCCGACGTGACCAAGCTGACCCAGGTCGCCGGCATCGAAAGCGGCGCTGCGCTGGATCTGTCGGTGTCGAAGGTGGCGCTGGGCGCGCTCAACGAAGCCGAAGTGACGGTGGACTGCCCGGTCAAGTAA